The genomic stretch AATACGGCCTGCCGTACTTCCAGAACTTCATCAATTCCGAGCTGGACCCGGGGATGATCCGCTCGATGTGCTGCCGCCTGCAGCTCGATCTGCGCGAGCTGCTCAAGCGCGGCAACGGCCTGTTCGGCAGCGCCGAGCAGACCGGCAGCCTGGGCGTGGTGACGGTCAACTGCGCGCGGCTGGGCTACCTGCACCGCGGCGATGAGGCCGGGCTGTTCGCTCGGCTGGACGAGCTGCTGGAGCTGGGCCGGCGCAGCCTGGAGATCAAGCGCACCACCATCCAGCAGCTGATCGACGACGGCCTGTACCCGTACACCAAGCGCTACCTCGGCACCCTGCGCAACCATTTCTCGACGCTGGGGGTGAACGGCATCAACGAGATGGTCCGCAACTTCACCTCCGATGCGCACGACCTGACCAGCGAGTGGGGCCATGCATTCGCCCTGCGCCTGCTCGACCACGTTCGTGCGCGGATGGTGGAGTTCCAGGAAGCCACCGGCCAGCTCTACAACCTCGAAGCCACGCCGGCCGAAGGCACCACCTACCGCTTCGCCAAGGAGGACCGCCGCCGCTGGCCGGACATCCTGCAGGCGGGCAGCCGCGACCGTCCTTACTACACCAATTCCTCGCAGCTGCCGGTGGGCTTCACCGACGACCCGTTCGAAGCGCTGGAGCGGCAGGAAGCGCTGCAGTCGCGCTACACCGGCGGCACCGTGCTGCACCTGTACATGGGCGAACGCCTGTCCAGCGGCGATGCCTGCCGCGACCTGGTGCGGCGCGCGCTGAGCCGCTTCCGCCTGCCCTACATCACGATCACGCCAACTTTCTCGATCTGCCCGGAGCACGGCTACCTGGCGGGCGAGCACGAATTCTGCCCGCGCTGCGACGAGCGGCTGCTGGCGGAACTGCAGGCGGCCGCCGCGCCGACCATTACCGACGTCACGTTCCACGAGGAGATTTCCGCATGAACAACATCGCCAATTCCGCAATATCCGCCGCCGCTTCGCTGCGCAACGAAGACCGCCAGCGCTGCGAAGTGTGGACCCGGGTGATGGGTTACCACCGCCCGGTGTCCAGCTTCAACATCGGCAAGCAGGGCGAGCACGCCGAGCGCTGCTTCTTCAGCGAACGCCCGCGCGCCACGCTGGCCGCCGCCGCCGCATGATCCGCGTCGGCGGGATGACGCCGCTGACCAGCATCGACTTCCCCGGTCGGCTGGCGGCGGTGTTGTACCTGCAAGGCTGTCCCTGGCGCTGCGGCTACTGCCACAACCCCGAACTGCTGCCGGCGCGTGGGCAGGGCGGGGTTGCCTGGGCGCAGGCCGAAGCGTTCCTGCACCGCCGCGTCGGCCTGCTCGACGCGGTGGTGTTCTCCGGCGGCGAGCCGACCTCACAGGCCGCGCTGCCCGACGCCATCGCGCAGGTGAAGGCGATGTGCTACCAGGTCGGCCTGCATACCAGCGGCATGTATCCGGCACGCCTGCGCCAGCTGCTGCCGCAGCTGGACTGGATCGGGCTGGACATCAAGGCGCCCGACGCGCATTACGACGCGGTGACCGGCC from Thermomonas sp. XSG encodes the following:
- the nrdD gene encoding anaerobic ribonucleoside-triphosphate reductase; this translates as MNNIANSAISAAASLRNEDRQRCEVWTRVMGYHRPVSSFNIGKQGEHAERCFFSERPRATLAAAAA
- a CDS encoding ribonucleoside triphosphate reductase produces the protein MQPSSPTAMAGRSLVDPVSSVEEYLTRADWRVNANANQGYSLGGLILNVAGKVTANYWLEKIYPPEIGRAHREADLHIHDLDMLSGYCAGWSLRTLLYEGFNGVPNKVEAGPPRHLSSAVGQIVNFLGTLQNEWAGAQAFSSFDTYMAPFVRKDALSYDDVRQCIQELIFNLNVPSRWGTQTPFTNLTFDWICPADLRHQTPFIGGEEMPFTYGELQAEMDLINRAYIEVMSAGDARGRVFTFPIPTYNITADFPWDSENARLLFDMTAKYGLPYFQNFINSELDPGMIRSMCCRLQLDLRELLKRGNGLFGSAEQTGSLGVVTVNCARLGYLHRGDEAGLFARLDELLELGRRSLEIKRTTIQQLIDDGLYPYTKRYLGTLRNHFSTLGVNGINEMVRNFTSDAHDLTSEWGHAFALRLLDHVRARMVEFQEATGQLYNLEATPAEGTTYRFAKEDRRRWPDILQAGSRDRPYYTNSSQLPVGFTDDPFEALERQEALQSRYTGGTVLHLYMGERLSSGDACRDLVRRALSRFRLPYITITPTFSICPEHGYLAGEHEFCPRCDERLLAELQAAAAPTITDVTFHEEISA
- a CDS encoding anaerobic ribonucleoside-triphosphate reductase activating protein, with the protein product MIRVGGMTPLTSIDFPGRLAAVLYLQGCPWRCGYCHNPELLPARGQGGVAWAQAEAFLHRRVGLLDAVVFSGGEPTSQAALPDAIAQVKAMCYQVGLHTSGMYPARLRQLLPQLDWIGLDIKAPDAHYDAVTGRRDSARPVGEALEAVLASGVAYECRTTWHPGLFPLPALYGLAEDLFARGVRHWALQECREEGRGLVAEATLDLQRLGAGFERFCFRRG